The DNA segment tccatttgaatatatagctccataGGATGGAcagcaaaacaaatttcgcgccttcgaaagcaaaatgacgtcacttctgcttttaacggacatggcgtcacactatttttttttccgccggaagtgttcccaccacatacagatggcgctaagccccatgaaccgccgatggaccgccatgttttgaacgtatgggctcctatggaagcttcgctaccaggtatatttaccttggtgtggccgcgcgccgggaagtcccccgaaaaaagaagaaagcgctcggacgcgcgctgctaCAAACACTCGTGCCGCGTACCGCGCtcaaactctactggtagctcgacatcggtacggtgccgaaaacgtgcgcagCGTACcaccgcaactccactttaaaagagaaaccGGCCAGGGCATCGTTCGAGTTGTCGGGACTGCActgtgagccaggtagttgccgcctttcatgaatgactcgctaatttaacgaaaaaaccgtgcgttacacttgggcgacacttaagtacatcacgttgctgacgaagtcttcttgcagcatcggtcctcacttgctggtggtggcagcgcgttccaTACTATACGTACTTGTAAGGCccgcaacactgggtcgatacaagaccgacaagacgctcactccaatgattgaccgactattgtgcgtcactgaaacctttttatcatatcaggtcgacaacgacgcaaccgacgagcgcggtCTGTACTGCGACAGGCGttcttgtcgaaggcaccggcaaaatgagcgtgccgaccatcgttcgaccgaaccccgcgcgatcggccgtcgaaccgacaacacaatagaACCAGCGTCTTCACTTGTATgtataattaatcgtgctcaaaatggAGTCAAGCACGCctgccaagttgaaatgcacaagctttaaccctctcaagccgtgcccacgaaGGTTGAGCCAATGtccatcctgttcagcgaaggttaacctggtgCCGTCGAGCtcgtgcactcgctaccggcggacctgaactgaaatgtgagcagttaggtcgaacgaaactgcttttatagttcaattttggccttagcgatttgaaatcagctacacttcacttcgcacggcgcgtacacaataagcagtaagcggcgacacagcgctgtgccaacatctgtacgtcaccgcaCCTGTAGGCTGTtggccgcattcgctacgtatatgggtgggcctgcacgtgttgctttgccgacacatttctcaatttcagagatgcactgtttgcctctgcatCAAGTGGCAAACAAGGgacggtgtattcggtatacagtaacataaacaaccgcctcgctcatttataccaacgccgtgtgagcgatggcatccgcgcgttttcgtgagagaacaacatggcctacggatgagcacttatgcgagcactgttttctctaataatgctcctATGGCACGTTAAAACTGTAAATATGAtgcagttaaagaaaagcgagaagcagttaacagcccgtaatatatgtatctgtatcacagttgccgttgtttaagtggttccgccgctcatattgactcgtctcatggtgtaacaacatggcacatatgcgcagatatgcatgttttgctacattttgacactgtttcatatcagcgatggaccTTTTCCGCAATATTTGACGATGACAACGACATGCGGCTGTAGatatcgatgtaaacaagtgcaccgcgtTAATAAATCCGACGTAGAAGGTTGCGCTCGAAGtctttttgaatatgcgaaacatctaaataatctgtaaaaagaatacaaaaagtgatgtccaagtgcagaaatcagtgacaaatcccaaggcagccgtgccgccaaaCGGAACTCAGTGTGCCTTTATccgccgcactgtttgcagaacagcgcactcaggcctgctcaacCAGTAGTCACTGAGTGCTACATGGCTCCAGGAAtgacatgctgtcccgaagaagccattaataatgattcgccatccacgaaacgcacaaccaatgcgcactcaacgtgggcgcaggtgcacaaatcaaccggcgaaagccccgggacccttccaaaacgttttcagcggcgtgcggcagagggcagcacaggaaaatgaaagaggcggattgcgcTGACCTTGGCATCGCACACCCGGTTATATTACGCAAAGGCTGGACAGGCGTCTCTCCCACGCTTGCAGCACTCGCGAACATGGGCtccgttcatatatatatattttttgcctACATATTTCGGCTTGAACCAGGACgctaaataataaataaaaaagaaaccgcTACATCGGTTCATACTGCTAACGTATTCTTTCAGAACTACATTTTCGTTAGTTCACGCGGTGAGTGATTATTTACTCACAGAGAAAACAAAAGTCAAACTACCACTTCTAATTATAAACAAGATCGCGCCGTCGCTACAgtatacgtcagtgtgacgtcactgatttcaATGTCTTTTTTTCGCATATGGGTTGTTGCGGCTCAGTAAAAGCTCCTGGAGCTTGCTATAAGTTCTATGTTCTCTTATGTAACATTCGAATGGTTTCTACCGCGCTACAACTCGGTTTGCAGCGTTTTGGAGCTCTCTAGAGATCGAAGACGGAGAAAGGCCGCTCCAGCCGAACGTGTTAGCTGCTCCCAGAACAATCGGAGACGCCACGTGGTCGAGTTTCCCTCGTATCTCGGTCGCGCTGCCAGGTAGAAGGTGGAACCGCCTCCGAGCGGCTCTGAGATGGAGCGCGGCGCTCTGAGTGAACCCGCCGTATGTAAATCACTTCGCGAGAGCGCTCGAAAGCACTAAGTCAAATGTACCATTcggacttgtacacgttacagaaaaaaaaaagtggctaaGCGATTACAAGTACTTCATTCAAAAATGAAATTGATTACAGTTACGAATTACTGCTCCAAAAAAGTAATTGAGGAATTATTCAAAAGTAATTGATTACTTCGTTACTTTTCTCCGAGAGATAAAGAGAGGGATATAaggtaaaaccccttaaacttcgtaaactagtgccacgctttgaacaATGCCGCCTCCTCGCGTGCTCTgtccgaggccgacgccgcgtcgctactGGCCTAATAGCATCTCGTGGCCATGGGCCCTCGCGCCATGCATctgcgccatttttgctcgagaagctcTACGGCGTTACAGTGGCTCCGTaacggagtggcgaggagtgcatgtgggcgccgttgctacgctcgagaagtgtaggcggcgccacggtccaGGAGGGAGCGTGCCAGAGAGGAGAAACGGGGAGGGTGGAGGCTGAGGAGGAGCGTTTCGATATTTTAGGGGTTTTAATATCAGGGATGCTacccagtcaagagtccggttggcttaTGGTATCTTACAGATACCGTAAACAGAGCGAGCAGGCCACGCACATTCAGCAGTGCGTCCTCTGCAGTCCTTCCTATATTGCTTAATTTTGCTATCAATTGCTTTTCATGAAGTTAATCGGTCATTTTCCCTCCTTTTTGTCGTGAAGACCTCAGCAGCGGCACTGACAACTCGCTCGATGTGCGCGCTGCAGGGTGTAGGGCGGTGGCGTAACATACACTCATCTTGCGCACAAGATTGTGATTACTCGGTATTTGGTTCCTCTGtgaagcgcagcgcttcattGCTGTTGGGACTTGAAGAAGACACTCccggttgggccaatgaaaagCTGTAAAGATTGTCCGTATAgggatgatttattggcatttaCGTTCTAAGTGGCTGTCGCTATCGATACATACCAGCACCGGTTCAATTCGTTGGCCGACATCTAACGTATACCGTTAACATCAGAAAACAAATATTGAGCTTCCGGCTTTGCCCGTCTGAACATACGTATCTAAGAGGCTGCTGAGTGGCACGATCTAAGGCTTTCTACTGTAGTTACCACCTAATTCCGTTCCCAAAGCATGGGTTCACAAAGCTGCTTTAGCTTGTGTCGTCAATAAAGTAATTACATATGTAATTGGTCAATGGAAAAAAGTGATGGAATTGCAGTGGGCGTTGCCGAGTAAGAAATGCAATCGTTTAATTACAAGATTACCAATAAATGCGATAGATTACAAGTAAATAATTACATCtaattcgttacgtacaagtctggTACCATTAGTATGCAACGTAGTCCACACTTCTCGACAAAGaaaattaactaggccctagCAGGCACCGTCAAAATCAGCGACGTCACGGTGAGACGGTGCGGGAAATTCAGTGTGGCGCCGCCACCCGCGTCTTCCGTTTTTCTGGCTTAATTACCGAGACTCCTTTCGCGGTAACAGTGGCATTTTTCTACTTACGTCTCTCTAAAAACTGAACTTCCGTCGAGGCTTCGGTACTAAACTTTATTTTTCCGCTGCTTGTTAAAATATGTGTGAATTGTTAGATCTGCAATATAGCCATGTTTTCCTCTGATAGTGTacgtaaaaaaaagtaaagccagttccacgctgtgaaagctgtcaaaacggCGAAGCTGGTGGttgttttctcaagtttgaactcgtgtttagtgCGATTTTCACGAAAAATTTTTTGTCTCGTTGTCGtagttttgctagattcgagcttcggttccaGATTGCGCACATTCTTCAGCTGcatgaggttgtgatcaaaccacagtctatcacacaccATGCATCTGCGGCGGCACTgacggtcgaggaattctctcttgaaccgtccatcggcaccctccgtgaGAGAAATCTCTCTGCGGCGACGTCTTTGCTCGGCTTCCTACTCACGAAGTTGGGGTTTAGCTTGCCTCCACCAGTGCTtggcttgcgcttctcgctctcgaagctcagGATTTGCGCGACGAACGGAATCCACggggcgaaagggcgcgcgcAGGCGAAACACTtgctcctatacccctctcctcCCTCTCCTATGGCATATCCCCCAGAGTGAGAACATGTGGCGTGAACTTGCCCCTATTGCGTGACACCGGACGGCGAATGCTCGACTTAGAACAACTCCGCTATTAAAAAACCGATCTGATTAGAAATGACTTGTTATTCATGCATTTATCCACATGGGTCAGTCGATACAGCTGCTATATAGTACGAAACTCGCGTAGCTTTCAACATGGTCATCTTGACTCCACACTCTCACAGATATCTCGAGTTCTCctcctgtcctgcgtcaaccacTTGCCTAAGTATACCACTGCAATTAATTCACCAGCTGGCCTCGACTACTGCGCCTTCTTTTTCCTTGGCACTCATATTATTACACAAACAGACTGGAGTAGAGATTATGTTCTACTCATTATATGACCTGCTCTATAATAATTGTTGTCTTGTGACAAGTAATTTACTTTTCTTGCGGCTACTGTCAAGAAAACATAATAACAGACATGATGAGGATTCTTGCATGCTACAGACGCTACGGATTCTGAATAAAGTACTCTTGAACAACTGCCCCTGAAGAAACAAAACACGTAGACGGGAGTATACATTTATGTATACACCCGTCTACGTTTCGTAAGGCGAATGGCAATAAATGGCGATCGACGGTTCTGCGAGAGGgatagggcgggggggggggggggggaatgatgCGCTTTCGACGACAGGTACGCAATGTTATGTATTCCGGACTAATCAGAACTAAACATTTGGTTCACCGATGGCGCATGCGTTCCCTCTTGTCCAGTTGCCCACACTTGAGCCATGCTAGTtccctgaactgaataaaattgccCCATTTATCTTCGAAATTACTTTAGTAGGTGTCTTGTACAATACTGGACAGTAAGCGAAGCATCATCTGTCGTGCCTTTTTTAAATGAACCTTTTATAGTGCTAATGTGAGCTCCTCGTGCATTTGCGAGTGATAAAGGTGTACGCTAAGAATTTATGAGACTCTGATCGACGATGTAGATAACGTTGTTACAAAAATCTTTAGCTTACGACCTAACTTGATAGTCTATTTAAATACATGCAgctgaacgcacaaatgttctttATCTGTCAACGGTTCCGGCAATACTTTACGAAAATTGCCGAGAAACCAACTTTCACAAATGTTGTTTCGCCACCTACATGGCTCCGTATACGAACTAAAAACAGATATCACAGTATTACAAATTGCGTGTATTAGAACGCATAATCGGACATATGTAGTATCTTAGCTTATTCAGCTTACGCAAGCTCGGTCCATCGTGTGTGTTTCTATTTACGAATTGCGGTATGTATACTGCATTGAAGTGTGAGGTGTGGAGTTCTTACACTTAAGAACTTAATTCCGTTTATTGAAGTTCACAGTTTTGTGACGTTTGTTTTCACTGCGGAATTACACTGTTTTAACCTCGATGGCttcaattttgaaaaaaaaaagaaagaaaataattccTCCCTGTACAATTCAGCGATCATCGAGAGTATTGAAACTACAACAGTAGCCGCAGTTCATTTATAGATATTGCAGTATAGTTCAAGTGCCCGGTATGGAATGGCTCTTAAAGTAAGGATATACGGCGTAAGTGGTCCTGTAATAATTCTGAAGCGGTGGTAAAGCTATGCACGTGTTCAGAACTCTTTATACGCGTGTGTTGGAACTCGGTTTATAGTGTGTGGTGCAACCTGGTTCCCGCCTTTTGTCTCTGCATGTTTCAGGGTGTTATGActatttatgcggacttcatttACTCCCTTATCTATAACTCCGCTGTTTCTGAGCCTGTGTCGTTACTATGTGTTTTGCAATATTTATCTCATTCTTACTACTGTTGCGTGAAAagaagtagccgtcaccattatatgCGTGACTAAATCTATTTAATTTTCAtttcgataaaaaaaaatacacgtgATTGTTATTTTCGAGAACGGTCTTGCAGACGTGTGTCACCATCAAATCTTACGAAGTGCGTGTGTGGAGCAGGAGCACTATATTACCTTTCGCAACACTGAGGCAACGCCAGGGGTTTGCTTCTCACGGAACTGAAAGTTCATTTTCCCCCATTCTATAGAAAATCTACTGACACATAACTACGAATGTTATATAATGGCGAAAAACAAAAGTCCTATAGCAACTGTGGCTGCAGAGTAGCGATCGAGTGACGCACGATAGTTTATTAGATATATGTAGGTTATAAACCCCAGGTAAACTTCTGGCAATAGATTTTTGTCGGCGTACAGAACGGTAGCGAACGCGGCGGCCTCTGATCTGCAGTATCCAGGACCTGACCGACGAGTTCGGCCAACTAACCTCGGAGCAGGAGACGCGTCTCGCGACCAAGACGCAGTTTCCTGTGGAGTCCCGGCAATGGGCAGGCCGCGCCCTGGTGCTGCACAGCGTCCAGACGGGCCGCACGGCGTGCGCCGCACTGCAGCCGCCGGGCGCCCCGGTCACTACGTACGCCGCTCGTTTCACGGGGCCGCCCATAGCCGGCACGCTCTTCGTGCGCCGGTGGCCCAGCTTCGGCACCGTCTACGCCGAGTTGCACTGGACCAACGGAACGCGCCGTGACGCCCAGGTACGCGAACGTTCGCACGCTGTGTAGGACTTCGACATTAGCGGTTTTTGCCGCGAAGCCGTCTGTGGGTATACCGCCAACGAACAGAAAACAGCGAACAGGAAACGTGTTgtggcaaagccaactttcttgagagatgctctgtagctctcaatcaaatgtaggtatcttggaaaaaatcctactgaaattggccgcgaagacgactctatcattacgccgagtttcatttattTGTCTTAATTCACGGTGAAGTTGTAAGCGTTACAGgcttcccgtctgctgtcaaaaCGTGGGCTTCTACGGGAGGAAAACGGAGAGCCCCATGTTTGTCTGCTAGAATAAGCTCTGGTCCTTacaagtttcattcagctaattaatTAGGAAGTACGCTCActcgcaaattacaaacaaactgTTCTGTTTCGCGAACTCCTTTGGACTACGCCCCGGTCAACGCACATCATCGCTCGTGTCGAGGCTTGGTTGAACGGCCACCTGTGTTAACCGGCGCTCTCAAATGCTGCTTAAGCAGAGTACTAACTTGTGTCGTATTAGGACATTTGGGCCACCTCAGGCAGACACTGCCAGAGTACATACCCTGCACATTGCTCACTGGCATTTAAACTAATAAGCCATATTGCGCTTGTGAAATTAAAATAACAGCGACAGTCTCCAGAGATGTGAACACTTTCTGATCCAAAGACAAATGTATACAAGTGCAATGACACAAGCCTTTCGTTCGTGTCCATGCTCTCACTGCACTATTCTTCTCCTCCTTCTAAAGGTGCGGTGGTCCATTCATAAAAGGAAGCAGGACCAGCCAGCACGTCTTCAACAGCCGCCTCCAGGAACTTCGGCCGCAAACCTCACGCACGTAACGCCTCAAAACGTCCCTAAGCCGCCTACGGTCGCGCCCTGTTACACTCCTCCAGAGTCGTGTTCCCAGGTCAGCGTGGGCAAGGTTAGTTGGCAGACGACCAACGTTGGCAATCGGAAATTTCCCTGTCGCACTACACCATCCACGGACAAAGTATAGCAAGTCGGAACGTCTAACAAAACTGTTGTCGCGTAGCAAAACAGATGGAAGATGCAGCAAGTGTCGGATGGCTGCACCAGCGGATGCCACCGCGGAGAAATACTAATTTTAACATGCTAATTTGTGTCCATACGGTAGCTCGTAAATTTCAGAGACTGTGTTTTGCAACAGGGATAACGTAAATTAAGTCAACTGCTTGCTTTGCTAAGCCAATCTCAAAGCTCGTCACAGAAAAGCACGCCGCAGAAGATGTCCTCGCCTCTATCCGAAGGTGCACAAGGTCATACTTCTGAAAATTCATTGGTGCCGCGGTAGTGGATCACGCATAACGCTGTGTCAAAACATTCTACAATACCCTCGTTGATTCCCTGTCCAAGCGTTGAAATTATCAGCAGCGGAAATAAACAGCGCTGGAAGGACAAGCGCGAAACAACAAGAGCGCCAGTATTAATGCTTGTTAACAATGATGCCCGCCCACGCGGCTTCCCTCACAGCGGCCGGGAAATGCGGGAACAAGGGCGTACCACGTGTTAGAGGGCGTCCCTCCTGCTCTCGATACATGCGGTGGAGGCGACAGCGCGTCGGCGAGTGAACTGATAGCAACCCTGGAGGACGTGGCAACGGGACAACCAATGGCCGCGGCAGTGCTGCACGAGTGGAGGTCGCGGCACGCGGTGGCCGACTTAGGACCGCGCCATGGAAAGGCcatcttccaccagccgtcgccgTTCGAGCCGACGCTTTCCATCGTGCAGTTGGAGAATCTTGACTACGTTGCGTCAAAGGTGCTCATTGGACCAATTTCCATTGGCACTGCGGACAGACAGTGTCCGGGACCGGCCGCGCCCTACAACCCGGCTAAGGTACTACGTGCAGtctttgtcgaaaaaaaaaaaagcgaaagacaGTGAGGGAATGGGCATTGCTGCGTGCTGGCCGCGTTGTGTCGCGCCCGTAAGAACTAGGCGGGACGGAATTCTCGAACGATCACTTTTGGGGGTATACGATAACACTTTCGCAAGATTTCGTGTGACCCCTTACCTGGCGCATTGGCGTCTACGGGCGACCGCGTTCCTGTCACTATGCCAAGACAGCGTGCTTGTCACTGTGCGGGGAAAGGCCGTAGACATTTGACGCGTCCAACGCTGAGTCACGCGAAATGTAACTTAGTAAGGCGAAATTTTAGGCCAGTTGGTTTTTAGTTCGCACTACTATGACCTCATcacgcgaaatctcgcgaaagtgatcgtattctCTAAAACAATCGTTCGAGAATACCGCTACTGGGGCTAGAAAGTTTTGGAGCGGGAGGATGATAGTTCATCTTGCTCATATACAGGGCTTTTGAACAGTGAGGATTTACGCAGTGCCAGCTTTCTTGTTTTCTGAGGGAAGGGAGAAACTGCTGTAGAATCTGTATACAGTCTCGTCCAAGGAGCGTACTTCAAATGCGGCAAAAGGGAGCCATCGCGCAGCACTTAGCATTCGCAGGCGATCTCGCTTCCAAAAACTGATCGAGTTCAATCATGACATCAGCGTTGGCCATCTTTTCTCGAGCATCTTTTCTCTAGGAAAACGCAGCGCCGGTACAAACATCACCAACTAAATACATCGCCCTCGACACTGAACATGCAGCGCTCTTCGCCACTGACCTTCAGCATGCAGCTTATTAATCAGCAGCTTttattaatgcaaaagcattaataaAATGCGACCCCTCAACCTTTCGTGGACacggaacccacgacctttggtgttaattcagGCGAAGTTAATTGAGGCATATGCagctaattaaggcacttgaacccacgacctttggtgggagtcgaaccaacgATCTTGCGTTGTGCGCACCTACTGACGAACACCGTTGGTCACGTGACGTCGCGGCGCTCCTGCTGACGTGGCcgcagtgctttcgcattcatccacgtacgGATAACTAAGTGCCGCTTGAATTTCTCCTTCGCCTCGATGATGACAGTGTTTGGTGCGGCATATTGATAGGCACAGAAGCAGTTGAAATAATGAAGCCTCGACAGCTGCCGTCGTCAGTCATTCCTTGCTGAAAGAGACCTCGAACCCGGGCTCGCGCAGATCGAGCGCACGGCGAGTCCACCGGAGGGCCACGGCACGACCGACCAGTTCCCCGTGGGCGACCTGAGCGGCAAGTACGGTCCGGTGGCGGGACACCGCGCCGTCTACTGGCATCTGCTCGACCCGACGCTCCCTCTGTCGGGGCCCGAGAGCGTCGTGGGCCGCATGCTCCTCGTGCGCGGCTCGGACGGTCGGCCCCTGGTGTGCGCCAACCTGCTGCCGGTGTCCGCCAGGCCCCTGATGCGAGTACGGGCCACGCTTGAAGGACCACTCAGGGGATCTGTCACCATCACGCGCGCCGACCACGGTATATATATGTAATGCCGATCGGCTTCCTATCTTTCTGTCTCTCCTCACCCCTGCTATATACCTGTGTAGGGTAGCTAACATGATGTTctcttctggttaaccttcctgcctaaGCAATTTCGTGCAActcgctctctccctctcttcatTTGACGCTTCCCTTTCTATGAACGCTTCTCTGTTTCTTCGCTGCGCAACCGCTTCCTGGACAAATTCCGCAGCTGAACTTCTGCGTACAGTTGGGTTGAACTTCGCTAGATGGCGGACCTCATGCAACAAGCGGATACACGTATGAGTAAACAAGCCACCAGACCTACCCCTCCTCGATTCCTCACTCATTCCTTAATCTTGGCATGTCAATTACAGTGTCAGTAGCGCTGTGAGCGCATAAAGTTGACCATCTTGTAAAGTGCACTTTCTATAAGCCGCAGTCGAGTTTCGCGCATCGTTTAT comes from the Dermacentor variabilis isolate Ectoservices chromosome 2, ASM5094787v1, whole genome shotgun sequence genome and includes:
- the LOC142571905 gene encoding uncharacterized protein LOC142571905 isoform X2, which translates into the protein MGVALAATTPLAAVFNSAGVRGSVDVEPLAAAAHGVSVRASLVGGQPRETFRWAVHRLPPRHDSCAPCAYDWIGEPIQDLTDEFGQLTSEQETRLATKTQFPVESRQWAGRALVLHSVQTGRTACAALQPPGAPVTTYAARFTGPPIAGTLFVRRWPSFGTVYAELHWTNGTRRDAQVRWSIHKRKQDQPARLQQPPPGTSAANLTHVTPQNVPKPPTVAPCYTPPESCSQVSVGKRPGNAGTRAYHVLEGVPPALDTCGGGDSASASELIATLEDVATGQPMAAAVLHEWRSRHAVADLGPRHGKAIFHQPSPFEPTLSIVQLENLDYVASKVLIGPISIGTADRQCPGPAAPYNPAKIERTASPPEGHGTTDQFPVGDLSGKYGPVAGHRAVYWHLLDPTLPLSGPESVVGRMLLVRGSDGRPLVCANLLPVSARPLMRVRATLEGPLRGSVTITRADHAEDPLGDAYVDLGLCWQDGRNGSVDHNWHLHSVPLAPGSFDCAATKGHYNPHHVDTGPAYGCECSAHAPLRCEAGDLAGRQGAVSIPDCRAGLASSTGS
- the LOC142571905 gene encoding uncharacterized protein LOC142571905 isoform X4, whose amino-acid sequence is MGSYGSFATSIQDLTDEFGQLTSEQETRLATKTQFPVESRQWAGRALVLHSVQTGRTACAALQPPGAPVTTYAARFTGPPIAGTLFVRRWPSFGTVYAELHWTNGTRRDAQVRWSIHKRKQDQPARLQQPPPGTSAANLTHVTPQNVPKPPTVAPCYTPPESCSQVSVGKRPGNAGTRAYHVLEGVPPALDTCGGGDSASASELIATLEDVATGQPMAAAVLHEWRSRHAVADLGPRHGKAIFHQPSPFEPTLSIVQLENLDYVASKVLIGPISIGTADRQCPGPAAPYNPAKIERTASPPEGHGTTDQFPVGDLSGKYGPVAGHRAVYWHLLDPTLPLSGPESVVGRMLLVRGSDGRPLVCANLLPVSARPLMRVRATLEGPLRGSVTITRADHAEDPLGDAYVDLGLCWQDGRNGSVDHNWHLHSVPLAPGSFDCAATKGHYNPHHVDTGPAYGCECSAHAPLRCEAGDLAGRQGAVSIPDCRAGLARYHFADSHVVLSGPTSVIGLPVVFHESHFRMPRVACANLKPL
- the LOC142571905 gene encoding uncharacterized protein LOC142571905 isoform X1, translating into MGVALAATTPLAAVFNSAGVRGSVDVEPLAAAAHGVSVRASLVGGQPRETFRWAVHRLPPRHDSCAPCAYDWIGEPIQDLTDEFGQLTSEQETRLATKTQFPVESRQWAGRALVLHSVQTGRTACAALQPPGAPVTTYAARFTGPPIAGTLFVRRWPSFGTVYAELHWTNGTRRDAQVRWSIHKRKQDQPARLQQPPPGTSAANLTHVTPQNVPKPPTVAPCYTPPESCSQVSVGKRPGNAGTRAYHVLEGVPPALDTCGGGDSASASELIATLEDVATGQPMAAAVLHEWRSRHAVADLGPRHGKAIFHQPSPFEPTLSIVQLENLDYVASKVLIGPISIGTADRQCPGPAAPYNPAKIERTASPPEGHGTTDQFPVGDLSGKYGPVAGHRAVYWHLLDPTLPLSGPESVVGRMLLVRGSDGRPLVCANLLPVSARPLMRVRATLEGPLRGSVTITRADHAEDPLGDAYVDLGLCWQDGRNGSVDHNWHLHSVPLAPGSFDCAATKGHYNPHHVDTGPAYGCECSAHAPLRCEAGDLAGRQGAVSIPDCRAGLARYHFADSHVVLSGPTSVIGLPVVFHESHFRMPRVACANLKPL
- the LOC142571905 gene encoding uncharacterized protein LOC142571905 isoform X3 yields the protein MGVALAATTPLAAVFNSAGVRGSVDVEPLAAAAHGVSVRASLVGGQPRETFRWAVHRLPPRHDSCAPCAYDWIGEPIQDLTDEFGQLTSEQETRLATKTQFPVESRQWAGRALVLHSVQTGRTACAALQPPGAPVTTYAARFTGPPIAGTLFVRRWPSFGTVYAELHWTNGTRRDAQVRWSIHKRKQDQPARLQQPPPGTSAANLTHVTPQNVPKPPTVAPCYTPPESCSQVSVGKRPGNAGTRAYHVLEGVPPALDTCGGGDSASASELIATLEDVATGQPMAAAVLHEWRSRHAVADLGPRHGKAIFHQPSPFEPTLSIVQLENLDYVASKVLIGPISIGTADRQCPGPAAPYNPAKIERTASPPEGHGTTDQFPVGDLSGKYGPVAGHRAVYWHLLDPTLPLSGPESVVGRMLLVRGSDGRPLVCANLLPVSARPLMRVRATLEGPLRGSVTITRADHAEDPLGDAYVDLGLCWQDGRNGSVDHNWHLHSVPLAPGSFDCAATKGHYNPHHVDTGPAYGCECSAHAPLRCEAGDLAGRQGAVSIPDCRAGLARV